The following coding sequences are from one Calditrichota bacterium window:
- a CDS encoding T9SS type A sorting domain-containing protein gives MKYGLYFLFLYGTLFGSSFNLSGDITSNTIITQDTVFVTGNVNVLSEVTLEIKSPSIVIFMKRYKLNVMGRLLALGQPDNRITFTAHDPDIAWYGIRFKGPSNLDSSKITFSIIEYCIARENQAANADSGGAIYINNYSKLLISNCIIKNNEAGYGGAIYCYNSNVKILNNVIIENESYVEGGAIYSINSSPYIEGNTIKNNFAGPAWGGGLFLKGGQPVIKTNLISHNTGDFGGGGILCWESNAEIIENTIVANSAPGGEGGAIRCYMSNTNIYRNKIFHNSAQNGGGLYFYSCDLFSLNNNLIYENNAEENGGGVLLIRSNGSINNNTIYDNSASNGSGISLSHSNPRVENSIIADGFTSSTPSLIHLQNNEADPYFFYNNIQGSLASFTGDGSGSNYLTTRFKNNIDFNPNFGDSLFHLSDSSLLIDAGNPKFSFDAEPDYNGRRINIGGYGNTNESAVSNPELVFSLSMINSDSLSLEYGDTVDVWIYNLGITRLNIDSLYLSSNDGFMLIFDDDGFIISGDSIKASIIFFPNDAGYYFTELIILSNDQDEEKVNIKMSGSYYLESPFLKIIKDIPDDQGGWVKVQFARSAFDTDSLIFPKTSSTEFYTIEINGGSGWTADATTAAYGKSLYSVLVPTTKDSTSESDGLIYFRVIAGMEEGNYVSQIDSGYSVDNLKPSVPNGLFASIIAESKVKLKWLPNSETDFKFYTIYRKVNSQFESIHQTIDTVFTDLTVQVEQSYSYAIASTDHSGNESSLSEAVEIVVTSLNEESVIPSKYYLAQNYPNPFNPETTIMYGLKNGGYVEIVIYDVLGNKIKDLVSGYKTAGHHQITWAGENDLNEKVSSGVFFYQIITNDFKQHKKMLLLK, from the coding sequence GGATTGTATTTTCTATTTTTATATGGGACATTGTTTGGAAGCTCATTCAATTTAAGTGGGGACATTACATCAAATACAATTATTACTCAAGATACTGTTTTTGTAACTGGAAATGTAAACGTACTTTCTGAAGTTACTCTAGAGATTAAAAGTCCTTCTATTGTCATATTTATGAAAAGATATAAACTAAATGTAATGGGCAGATTGCTTGCCTTAGGGCAACCTGATAATAGAATTACATTTACAGCACACGATCCAGACATCGCCTGGTATGGAATACGATTCAAAGGTCCTTCAAATCTGGATAGCTCAAAAATAACGTTCTCAATAATTGAATACTGTATTGCCAGGGAAAACCAAGCCGCTAATGCTGATTCTGGAGGTGCTATATATATAAATAATTACTCTAAACTATTAATAAGTAATTGTATTATCAAAAATAATGAAGCAGGATATGGCGGGGCGATTTATTGTTATAACTCAAATGTCAAAATACTCAACAATGTGATAATAGAAAATGAGTCATATGTAGAAGGAGGAGCCATATATTCTATTAATTCTTCACCATATATAGAAGGAAATACTATTAAAAATAATTTTGCAGGTCCGGCCTGGGGAGGAGGATTATTTTTGAAAGGTGGTCAACCTGTTATAAAAACCAATTTAATTTCACATAACACCGGTGATTTTGGGGGTGGAGGTATTTTATGCTGGGAATCGAATGCCGAAATAATTGAGAATACCATTGTAGCCAATAGTGCTCCAGGTGGAGAGGGCGGGGCAATTCGATGCTACATGTCAAATACAAATATATATAGAAATAAGATATTCCATAATTCTGCTCAAAATGGAGGGGGTCTTTATTTTTATAGTTGTGATTTATTTAGTTTAAATAATAATCTTATTTACGAAAATAATGCGGAAGAAAATGGTGGTGGTGTCCTACTAATTAGATCAAATGGTAGTATCAATAATAATACTATTTATGATAATTCGGCCTCAAATGGTTCTGGAATCAGTTTATCACACTCCAACCCAAGGGTTGAAAACTCCATTATTGCCGATGGCTTCACATCTTCAACTCCCAGTTTAATACATCTTCAAAACAATGAAGCAGACCCATATTTCTTTTATAATAATATCCAAGGTTCTCTTGCCTCATTTACGGGCGATGGTTCCGGCAGCAATTATCTTACAACCAGATTTAAAAATAATATTGATTTTAATCCAAACTTTGGCGATTCCTTATTCCATTTATCGGATAGCTCATTATTGATTGATGCCGGGAATCCAAAATTTAGTTTTGATGCAGAACCAGATTATAATGGTAGAAGAATTAACATTGGTGGTTATGGAAATACAAATGAATCAGCAGTTTCAAATCCAGAATTAGTTTTTTCATTATCGATGATAAACTCAGATAGTTTGTCTTTGGAATATGGTGATACTGTTGATGTATGGATTTATAACTTAGGGATAACTCGCCTGAATATTGATTCACTTTATTTATCTTCAAATGATGGCTTTATGCTTATCTTTGATGATGATGGATTTATTATTTCAGGTGATAGTATAAAAGCATCAATTATTTTTTTCCCTAATGATGCGGGGTACTATTTTACAGAACTAATAATATTATCAAATGATCAAGATGAAGAAAAAGTAAATATTAAAATGTCTGGTTCATATTATTTAGAATCACCATTCCTTAAAATCATTAAAGATATCCCTGATGATCAGGGTGGTTGGGTAAAAGTTCAATTTGCACGGAGTGCATTCGATACAGATTCATTAATATTTCCAAAAACAAGCTCAACTGAATTTTATACAATTGAAATTAATGGCGGCTCAGGTTGGACTGCAGATGCAACTACAGCAGCTTATGGGAAATCACTTTACTCCGTATTAGTACCAACTACAAAAGACTCAACTTCTGAATCTGATGGATTGATATATTTTAGGGTTATTGCCGGAATGGAAGAAGGGAATTATGTTAGTCAGATTGATTCAGGTTATTCTGTTGATAACTTGAAGCCTTCAGTTCCAAATGGACTATTTGCTTCTATAATCGCCGAATCAAAAGTTAAGCTAAAATGGCTCCCAAATTCAGAAACTGATTTTAAATTCTATACAATTTATCGAAAAGTTAATTCTCAATTTGAAAGCATCCACCAAACTATAGATACTGTTTTTACTGACTTGACGGTACAAGTTGAGCAAAGTTATTCTTATGCGATTGCTTCCACCGATCACTCTGGAAATGAAAGTAGCTTATCAGAAGCCGTTGAGATAGTTGTTACAAGTTTAAATGAAGAATCTGTAATTCCGAGTAAATATTACTTAGCTCAAAACTACCCCAACCCTTTTAATCCAGAAACCACCATCATGTATGGACTTAAAAATGGTGGATATGTCGAG